Proteins encoded in a region of the Abyssisolibacter fermentans genome:
- a CDS encoding glycosyltransferase: MNTLVSIIIPVHNCEKYIGECINSIINQTYNNIEIIIVDAKSDDNTLSEVKKFNDTRIKLIKLVSNVGLSEAFQIGFINSKGNFIVRNDPDDISTENRIAEQVSYLQNDNSKLMVSCLIKCISEDEKFNKLCERIQNIQNAYKDQLEIEKAIISDFIPVFFPTVMFRRELYTKANINCNSHKFNDQIDLFLNFLKISSLEKIQKELYIYRRHNNAYHIQYNNEYNKYILDCLNKSGIKDFLEARKLRDNKRLHDIKINSDKDYSNIRVLLLVDTLDIGGTETHVLSLAKELNKRGIHVVVGTSGGPLRYMFDKYGIKVVNIPITHNNLNTKKSYGSIGEINKLICKENINIVHSHLFASMKIGAEIYKNYKIPHIITLHGLYYNDEIIWTTCIDATKIITVSKPVKNMVVGKFGGNIKNKLVIIPNGVDNDQFTVINDRKRIELGISEDAIVAVYCSRLSKNKAIAAKVFLRSCYGIGKEYNNFKGIIIGDGHEKWTILNEANQKNCNLGRDLLSVIGFKLNVKDYYNIADIVVGTGRVAIEAMACSKPVIGLGDKGCSGLVCSQTKERQMLEYFGDHAARYGFSNNKVVKELKYLIDNPGLRKELGEWGRKWCLENYNIQNVANRIIEIYNSSINA; encoded by the coding sequence ATGAATACTTTAGTTAGCATTATAATTCCTGTTCATAATTGTGAGAAATATATAGGTGAGTGTATTAATAGTATAATAAATCAAACCTATAATAATATAGAGATAATAATTGTAGATGCAAAATCTGATGACAACACATTAAGTGAAGTTAAGAAATTTAATGATACAAGGATAAAGCTAATAAAACTTGTCTCAAATGTAGGATTGAGTGAAGCATTTCAGATAGGATTTATAAACTCAAAAGGAAATTTTATAGTAAGAAATGATCCAGACGATATTTCAACTGAAAACAGAATAGCTGAACAAGTTAGCTATTTACAAAATGATAATAGTAAGCTGATGGTATCTTGTTTAATAAAGTGTATTAGTGAAGACGAAAAATTCAATAAATTATGCGAGCGTATACAAAATATACAAAATGCCTATAAAGATCAATTAGAAATTGAAAAAGCAATCATATCAGATTTTATTCCTGTTTTTTTTCCAACAGTGATGTTTAGAAGAGAATTATATACAAAAGCTAATATAAATTGTAATAGTCATAAATTTAATGATCAAATTGATTTATTTTTAAATTTTTTAAAAATTTCTTCTTTAGAAAAAATACAAAAAGAATTATATATATATAGAAGACATAACAATGCTTATCACATACAATATAATAATGAATATAACAAATATATTTTAGATTGCTTAAATAAAAGTGGAATCAAAGATTTTTTAGAAGCTAGAAAACTAAGAGATAATAAAAGGTTACACGATATTAAGATAAATTCTGATAAAGATTATAGTAATATAAGGGTATTGCTTTTGGTAGATACTTTAGATATAGGTGGAACTGAAACACATGTATTGAGTTTAGCAAAAGAATTAAATAAAAGAGGAATTCATGTTGTAGTAGGTACTTCTGGAGGTCCATTAAGATATATGTTTGACAAATATGGAATCAAAGTAGTTAATATTCCTATAACCCATAATAATTTAAATACAAAAAAATCATATGGGTCAATTGGAGAAATAAATAAATTAATTTGTAAAGAGAATATTAATATTGTTCACAGTCATTTGTTTGCAAGTATGAAGATAGGTGCAGAAATTTATAAAAACTACAAAATACCTCATATAATAACGCTCCATGGTCTTTATTATAATGATGAAATTATATGGACAACATGTATAGATGCTACTAAAATAATAACAGTAAGTAAACCTGTAAAAAATATGGTAGTAGGAAAATTTGGAGGCAATATAAAAAATAAATTAGTAATAATTCCAAATGGAGTTGATAATGATCAATTTACTGTAATTAATGATAGAAAAAGAATTGAACTAGGTATATCTGAAGATGCCATAGTTGCAGTATATTGCAGTAGATTATCTAAGAATAAAGCCATTGCAGCGAAGGTTTTTTTGAGGAGCTGTTATGGAATAGGTAAAGAATATAATAATTTTAAAGGTATAATTATAGGTGATGGACATGAAAAATGGACTATTTTAAATGAAGCAAATCAAAAGAATTGTAATCTTGGTAGAGATTTACTCAGTGTAATAGGTTTTAAGCTAAATGTTAAAGATTACTATAATATTGCTGATATTGTAGTTGGTACTGGTAGAGTTGCAATTGAAGCGATGGCATGTTCAAAACCAGTTATAGGATTAGGGGATAAAGGATGTAGTGGACTTGTTTGTTCTCAGACAAAAGAAAGACAGATGTTAGAATATTTTGGTGATCATGCAGCAAGGTATGGATTCAGTAATAATAAAGTAGTTAAAGAACTTAAATATCTCATTGACAATCCCGGTTTGAGAAAAGAACTGGGGGAATGGGGGAGAAAATGGTGTTTAGAAAATTATAATATACAAAATGTAGCTAATAGAATTATAGAGATATATAATTCATCAATAAATGCCTAG